In a genomic window of Campylobacter concisus ATCC 51562:
- a CDS encoding ComEA family DNA-binding protein, which produces MKIKILLCLVVASIAYGANLNTASKNELMGLGLSKGQALNIIKYRKAHKFKSIDELERVQGIGFNDMQKVKAKLSIKENAKVKKAEAKNSKGKKK; this is translated from the coding sequence ACTTTGTTTAGTAGTCGCAAGTATTGCATATGGCGCCAATCTAAATACGGCCAGCAAAAACGAGTTAATGGGGCTTGGGCTAAGTAAAGGCCAAGCGTTAAACATTATAAAATACAGAAAAGCCCATAAATTTAAAAGCATCGATGAGCTTGAAAGAGTCCAAGGTATTGGCTTTAACGATATGCAAAAAGTTAAGGCAAAACTTAGCATAAAAGAGAATGCGAAAGTCAAAAAAGCTGAAGCAAAAAACTCCAAAGGCAAGAAAAAATAA